The genomic region CCTCGGCCCGACCGACGTCGTCGGCGCCGGCGGAGAGCCGCAGGACATCGGAGTCGAACTCCATCCGCACCTGGGCGCCACGATCGGCGACCAGTGCGACGCGTTTGATCGCCTCGGTGAGCTCGGCAACCGCGATGGTGGCCACGGCGGTGTGCTCGGAGGGCAGCAGCTGGCGGAACTTCGGGAACTCCGCGTCCAGCAGACGACTGGTGGTCTGCTTTCCCGCGCTGCGAATGCCCAACAGGCCGTCTTGACCGACGGAGGCTCCCGATCCCAGCGACAACTGGACATCAGATCCCGAGCTGCTGGCCTTGGCCGCCTCGGACAGGGTCTTGGCGGGTACCAGCACCGCGGCCTCGATATCAGCCGATGCGGTTGACCAGTTGAGCTCGCGAACTGCCAGACGGAAACGGTCGGTGGCGGCCATGACGACCTTCTCGCCCGAGATCTCGACGCGGATGCCGGTGAGCATCGGCAACGTGTCATCACGACCCGCGGCGACCGCGACCTGGCCGATGGCCTGGGCGAAGAGATCTGAGGACACCACCCCGGTCTCCTCGGGGAGCGCCGGCAGCGCCGGGTAGTCCTCGACGGCCATCGTGGGAAGCGAGAATCGTGCGCTTCCGCAGCTCAACGACACGCGCGTGCCCTCGACGGTGACATCCACCGGCTTGGCCGGGAGGGCCTTGGTGATGTCAGACAACAACCGTCCGGAGACGAGAACGCTTCCCGGAGAAGCGATTTCGGCTGCAACGCGGACTTCCGCGGACACCTCGTAGTCGTAGCCGGAGATCGTGAGCCCATCATCGGAGCCGGTCAACAGCACGCCGGAGAGAACGGGGACGGTTGGTCTGGTCGGCAGGATGCGTGCGACCCACGCCACTGCTTCGGCGAAGTCCTCGCGAACCAGGCGAACCTTCAGATCGGTGAGGCCGGCAGTCGTCGCCGCGTCCATAGCGTCCCTTCGAAGAAAAATCTCATACAACAAGCGCTAAGCAGCGGTTTTGCGACGCTTGCGCGATCAGCAGTGACGCTGCGGTATGACGACCGTACCTGTCATCGAATAACAACCGTAGATCCTCGCGCCGCATCTTGAAAGCTAATCGATCGGAGTGAGCGCTCGTCGCGTGAGCCGTGGCGGATGCCTCGGATCGATGTTTCCCCAAGCCCCTACTTTTAAATGAAATCTATCTAGATATATGAGTAACAGTAATAGGGCCTGTGGAACCTGTGGATGGAGCCATCGGAGTGCAGGTGGACACCGGTCACTGCTCGTGGGTGAGCTGTGGACGACACGCCGGACGAATTTCGGCCCATGTGTATGGGCTGCGTGTCGTGCTGGAACTGGGGGACTCGTGGATGGCGACTCCAAGGTTGTACACAGCTGTGTCCACGAGGTCTGTGTGTGACAGAGGATACGTCCGGGGCAGAAGTTTCTTTGAGATTAGTTCTGCCGATCGGCCCACAGACGCCCCAACGAGACGAATTCCGGTGTGCGCGGGCGAGATCGGTGGCGCGAACGGGACGTCATTCTGCGGCGAATGGCGCGCGAAAGACAGCGCGCGAACACGGCGCGCGGAATAGAGGTGAGGGGACGGGTCAGCGCTTGGAGCGCTGCCGGATCCTGGTGGTGAGCTCGGTGACGTGATCGAAGATCTCACGTCGCTCGGCCATCTCACCGCGGATCTTCTTCTCGGCGTACATCACCGTGGTGTGATCGCGGCCGAAGGCCTGCCCGATCTTGGGCAGGGACAGGTCGGTGAGCTCGCGGCACAGATACATCGCGATCTGGCGTGACTGGGCCAGTGAGCGGGTCTTACCGGGCCCCCGAAGCTCCTCGACCGCGGTCTCGAAGTAGTCCGCGGTGACCGCCATGATCGTGGCGGTGCTGATCTGCATGGTGCTGGAGTCGGAGATGAGGTCACGCAGGACTATCTCGGCGAGCGACTTGCTGATCGGGGTCTTGTTGAGCGAGGCGAACGCGGTGACGCGGATAAGCGCCCCCTCGAGCTCGCGGATATTGCGTTCGATGCTGCTGGCGATCAGTTCCATGACATCGCCGGGCACGTCGAGGCGGTCCATCTGCGCCTTCTTGCGCAAGATGGCGATACGGGTCTCGAGCTCAGGCGGCTGAACATCGGTGATCAGGCCCCACTCGAAGCGGGTCCGGAGACGGTCTTCCAGCGTCGCCAGCTGCTTCGGCGGCCGATCGGAGGAGATGACGATCTGCTTGTTCGCGTTGTGCAGCGTGTTGAACGTGTGGAAGAACTCCTCCTGGATGCCTTCCTTACCCTCAATGAACTGAATGTCGTCGACGAGCAGGACGTCGATATCGCGGTAGCTGCGCTTGAACGACGCCTTGCGGTCGTCGCGGAGCGAGTTGATGAAGTCGTTGGTGAATTCCTCGGTGGACACGTACTTGACGCGCATACCGGGGAACAGCCGCTGGGCGTAGTTACCGGCGGCGTGCAGCAGGTGGGTCTTGCCGAGGCCGGACTCACCCCAGATGAAGAGCGGGTTGTAGGCGCGGGCAGGCGCCTCGGCGATGGCGAGGGTGGCCGCGTGGGCGAACCGGTTCGACGCCCCGATGACGAAGGTCTCGAAGGTGTAGCGGCGGTTGAGGCTGACATCCGGCGTCTCGCCCCTGGGCGGCCGGTTGGTGAAGTAACTCGGCCACGTGGCCTCGGCGCTGGCGAGCGCCTCCTGATCGTCATCGACTTCGTCGGCTTCGGGCAGGGGGGCCGGGACGCGATCGTCGTGTTGATCGGTCTCGGGTCCTGGATCGGCGATCCGCACCCCCAGTTCGACGCGCTGACCGAGACGCCGGCTGAGGCTTGTCACGATGTGCTCGCGGAGGTGTCGCTCGATCTCGTTCTGGACGAACGGGGTCGGAACCGACAACAGGGCAAATCCCTCGGTGATGACCAGGGGCTTGACCAATTTCAACCACGCCCTTTGCTGGGGCGTGAGGGCAGGTAGTGCGCCGACACCGTTGTCGGTGTCGCGGCCTGTGCCGCCTCCGTTGAGCTCGGTGACGACGTCATTCCAGATGGCGACGAAGGGAGGATCGGGGTCCGTCGTCAAAGACACGCACCTCCTCGAGGCCCGTCAGCTGAGACGGAAGAATATATCGAAACGAAAACTGTCCACATAGTTATCCACAGGCTGTGGATAGTGGACAGCCGTCATCGTGCTGATGTCTATTCATGGGGACGGTCTGGTCCCGGAGCTCGTCACAGTTGTCGACGTCTGTGGGCTCGCAGGTGATGACCATCCTCGGTTGTTGTCGATCGCCGTTAAGTCTGAACCGGCACTGCCAGAAGTTAACAGGTTTCAGGACGGGTGGCCAACCGTTCTGCAACATTTATCGGGGCTTCCTGTGCACGTCTTGGGCAGGGTGAAGCAGGGGTGAAGAATGTGACGAATGTGGTGTCCGCCGAGTCCGGGTAGAGCGGTTTGACCTAGGGATATCTCGTCAGTACCCTCGAACAGTCGCCCGAACGTGGCGACACGGCTGCGACCCGGAGTTTCGGGCTTACGCGCCGGGGCTCGCAAGCGGCTCGGATCATCACACTCACGTGATGGTGTGTGCCGCCACACGAACGAGGAGTAACAGCCGTGGCCAAGGGCAAGCGGACTTTCCAGCCCAACAACCGCCGTCGTGCGCGCGTGCACGGCTTCCGGCTCCGTATGCGGACCCGTGCGGGTCGCGCCATCGTGTCCGCGCGGCGCAGCAAGGGCCGTCGCTCTCTCACTGCGTGATTAGCCGCAGGGTCTAGCGCAGTGCTTCCGGCCCAGTACCGGATGACACGGTCGACGGATTTTGGGCTGACGGTCAACCGAGGTGTGCGGGCCGTCCAGCCCGACTTGGTCGTGCACTCTCTGCGTTCTGCTGTTGTCGACGAGGTCGGCGCCCCCCAGATTGCACCCAAGATCGGTCTGGTGGTGTCGAAGTCAGTGGGGAACGCCGTCGTCCGCCACCGGGTAGCCCGTCGGCTGCGTGGTGTGGCGCGCGGTGTCATCGAAGATCTTGAGCCCGGGGACCGGTTGGTCATCCGGGCATTGCCGGGTAGTCGCGATGCGATCTCGGCACGTCTGGATCAACAACTCCGAGCGGCACTGCGCAAGGCGCGGTTGGAGCCCGGGGTCCGTCGATGAACAGATCGAGCAGGCGCTGGTCACCGTCTAGGGGGCTGGCTCGCGCCGCGATCTACCTGATCGACATCTATCGCAACATGATCTCTCCGTTCCGTCCGCCGGCCTGTCGCTTCACCCCGACCTGTAGCCAGTACGCGGTCGATGCGCTGCGTGAGCACGGGTTCGCCCGTGGAGCGTGGCTGGCGGTGGTGCGGCTCGCGAAGTGCGGGCCGTGGCATCGCGGAGGATGGGACCCGATACCAGAACCGCGGCACCACCACCATGCGGATGCGGCCGCGACGTTGAGGAGCGATTCACTTGTTTAACTGGGCGAGCCTGGACTACATCTACTATCCGGTCTCGGCGATCATGTGGGTCTGGTACAAGATCTTCGGTTTCCTGCTCGGGCCCTCGAACTTCTTCGCATGGGCGCTGTCGGTGATGTTCCTCGTTTTCACATTGCGCGCCATCCTGTACAAGCCGTTCGTTCGCCAGATCGAGACCACGCGGCAGATGCAGGAGCTGCAACCTCAGATCAAGGCACTGCAGAAGAAGTACGGCAAGGATCGCCAGCGCATGGCGTTGGAGATGCAGAAGCTGCAGAAGGACCACGGGTTCAACCCCATCCTCGGCTGCCTTCCGATGCTCGCTCAGGTGCCAGTGTTCCTCGGCTTGTTCCATGTGCTGCGGTCGTTCAACCGGACACAGGGTGGCTTCGGCCAGATCCAGTTGACGGTCGAGCAGAACCGGGCGACCGGCAACTACTTCTTCAACGCGACCGACGTCGGCCACTTCCTGGACGCGAACCTCTTCGGCGCACCGCTCGGTGCGACCATGATTCAGACGAGCGGTCTGGACGCGTTCCTCGAGTTTGACCGCATGGCCGTCATCCTGGTGGGCCTGCCGCTGATGGTCCTCGCGGGTATCGCCACCTACTTCAACAGCCGGGCGTCAGTGGCGCGGCAGAGTCCGGAAGCGGCCGCGAATCCGCAGACCGCGATGATGAACAAGCTGGCGCTGTACGTGTTCCCACTCGGTGTGGTCGTCGGCGGACCGTTCTTGCCGCTCGCCGTGATCCTCTACTGGGTGGCCAACAACATCTGGACGTTCGGCCAGCAGCACTACGTGTTCGGCAAGATCGAGAAGCGCGAGGAAGCCGCCAAGCTCGAGGCGCTGGAACGCCGCGCCGCCAACGCGCCGGCACCGGGAGTCAAGCCCAAGCGCTCGAACAAGCCGAGTCCCGGTGCCAAGCCTGTGGCCGGTGCCAAGCCCGCGGCCAAGCAGGCGGACGTGGAGAAGGCATCGACGGCTGAGTTGACGGAGTCCGCGGGGGAAGAGGTCGCGGCACTCGACGACACGACACCGGACGCGTCGAAGGGGACGGCGGCCCCGCCACCGGCGAAGGGTTCGCGCCCCGGCGCAGCCAAGGCGACGCCGCGCCGGAATACCAACGGTCCGCGCAAGCGGAAGTCTTAGCCGGATCCGAAGGCGGGGATCACCCCGCCATTGCACCGGTGAACGAGGAAGGACGAACATGACAGACGCTGATACGACTGAGCGCGCCGTGGAAGCCGACGACGCGCCCAAGACCGAGGATCTCGAGGAGCGACTGGTCGCCGAGGGGGAGATCGCCGGTGACTATCTCGAGGAGCTCCTGGACCTCCTGGACTTCGACGGGGACATCGATCTGGATGTCGAGGGTGACCGCGCGATCGTCAGCATCGACGGTGGGGCCGACCTGAACAAGCTCGTCGGTCGCAAGGGCGAGGTTCTCGACGCGTTGCAGGAACTGACGCGGTTGGCGGTGCACCAGAAGACCGGTGAGCGCAGTCGCTTGATGTTGGACATCGCCCGGTGGCGTCGGCGTCGCCGTGATGAGTTGGCCGCGCTCGGTGACCGGATCGCTCAGCGCGTGCTGGAGAGTGGCCAACGCGAAGAACTCGACCCGATGACACCGTTCGAGCGGAAGATCGTCCACGACGCCGTCGCGGCGGTGGACGGTGTTCGCAGTGAGAGCGAGGGCGCCGAGCCGTCTCGTCGGGTCGTCGTCCTACCGAGTTGACGGGTCCTGCCCGGCTGACGTGATCAGCCCGCGCGGACCCTCGCGCAAGAGTTACACCCATGTAGTTCCCACGGCCCGGGGCGGAGGATTGTTTCACGTGAAACATGGCGAGGCGCCTCCTCCGCCGCCGGAGGCCGTGCGCGTATTCGGTACGCGAATCTCAGAGGCCGAACGCTACGTAGGCATCCTCGCGGGTGCCGGCATTGAGCGGGGCCTTCTCGGGCCCTCCGAAGTCGACAGGCTCTGGGGGAGGCATGTCCTCAATAGCGCCGCTGTCGCCGAACTCGTGTCGGACGGCGAGACGGTTGTCGACATCGGGAGTGGCGCCGGCCTGCCGGGTATCCCGATGGCATTGGCCCGTCCCGGCGCGCGCATCACCCTCGTGGAGCCGCTCTTGCGGCGTGCAGACTTTCTCTCCGAAGTGGTCGAGCAGCTCGGCCTGGACGTCGCGGTGATCCGCGGTCGTGCGGAGGACAAGGCAGTTCTCAGTCAGGTATCGGAAGCCGACGTCGTGACGTCACGTGCCGTCGCGTCCCTCGACAAGATCGCGAGATGGAGCATGCCGCTCCTGCGCGTGGACGGTCGGATGTTGGCCATGAAGGGCGAACGCGCCCAGGAGGAAGTCGACGAACACCGGCGAGTCCTGGACTCATTAGGTGCGGTCGACGTGAGGGTGGTGAGATGTGGCGTGAACTATTTGACTCCACCCGCAACCGTGGTCGTGGCGCAGCGCGGCAAGCAGTCAAGGCGAGCCGGCCGCACATCGCGGCCGGGCAGGAGCAGCTCATGAAACCAGGAAAGCGCGGCGTCGTGCGCGGCGCCGCACGCCCATCGGCCGACAATGTTTCACGTGAAACATGGCTCTCGCCGGGGGATGGCCAGAGCGGAGATCCGATGACGGCCAGCGCGGGGGACACCCCGATCGGAGCTGAGGCCGAGCGTGCCGTCAGCCTCCTCCACAAGGTCAAGCGGCAGGGACTCCCTCGTCCCGAACGCCAGCGCGTCTTCACCATCGCCAACCAGAAGGGCGGCGTCGGAAAGACCACCACGGCGGTCAACATCGCCGCGGCTCTGGCACTGCAGGGTCTCAAGACGCTTGTGATCGACCTCGACCCCCAGGGCAACGCGAGCACAGCGCTGGGCATCGAGCACCGGGAGGGCACCCCGTCGTCGTACGAGGTGTTGATCGGTGAGATCACGCTGGAGGAGGCGCTGCAGCGCAGCCCGCACAATGAACGCCTCTACTGCGTGCCCGCGACGATCGACCTGGCCGGCGCCGAGATCGAGTTGGTCAGCATGGTCGCGCGCGAGGGTCGGCTGCGAAACGCACTGGCCGGCCTCAAGGACTACGACTTCGACTATGTGTTCATCGACTGCCCGCCGTCGCTCGGGCTGTTGACGATCAACGCTCTGGTGGCAGCACCCGAGGTGCTGATCCCGATCCAGTGCGAGTACTACGCCCTCGAGGGGGTGGGCCAGCTGCTACGCAATATCGAGATGGTGAAGGCGCATCTCAATCAGAGCCTCGAGGTCACCACCGTGATCCTGACGATGTACGACGGACGGACCAGGCTGGCCGACCAAGTCGCCGAGGACGTCAGGGCGCACTTCGGAGATAAGGTGTTGCGGACGGTGATCCCGCGCAGCGTCAAGGTGTCAGAGGCGCCGGGTTACGGAATGACGATCCTGGATTACGACCCGGGATCTCGGGGTGCGATGAGTTATCTCGACGCCAGCCGGGAACTTGCCGAACGCGGTACGACGAAGGGACAGCGATGATCACGGGGGTACGGCGATGACTCAGCCGCGCAAGAGAACCGGTCTCGGCCGCGGACTGGCCTCGTTGATTCCGACTGGCCCCGCCGACGGAGGCGGTGACGGTGACGGCTTCGGCCACCGGATGGGCGACGCCGCGGCCGATGTGGTCCTGGGCGGAGCTCCCGTGCCCGCGGAGCCTTCCCCGGTGGGTGCCGTCTACCGGGAGATCGACCCGACGGCGATCGAACCGAACCCCCGGCAGCCGCGCACCGTCTTCGACGGTGAGGCGCTCGCCGAACTGGTGCATTCCATCCGTGAGTTCGGCCTCATGCAGCCCATCGTCGTGCGGCCCGTGGAATCGGCGCCGGGTGGACCGCGGTACCAGCTCGTCATGGGGGAGCGGAGGTGGCGCGCGGCGCAGGAGGCCGGCCTCGACACGATCCCCGCGATCGTCCGTGAGACCGCGGATGACAGCATGCTGCGCGACGCGCTGCTCGAGAACATCCATCGCGCGCAGCTGAATCCGTTGGAAGAGGCGGCGGCCTATCAGCAGCTGCTCGACGAGTTCGGTGTCACCCACGAGGAACTGGCGGCCCGGATCGGGCGGTCACGTCCGGTGATCACGAACATGATCCGGTTGATGCGGCTTCCAGTGGCGGTACAGCGTCGGGTGGCGGCGGGTGTGTTGTCGGCGGGACATGCGCGGGCAGTGCTATCCCTCGAAGGGGGACCGGAGAAGCAGGAAGAGCTCGCGGCCCGGATCGTGGCGGAGGGGCTGTCGGTCCGCGCCACGGAGGAATACGTCACGCTGGCCAACCGCGAGCAGGAACCCACGCCGTCGGCGCCGCGTCGCAAGCCGATCCAGATGCCCGGCCTCCAGGACGTTGCTGAGAAGCTGTCCTCGGCGTTCGACACCCGCGTCACCGTGAGCCTCGGCAAACGGAAGGGCAAGATCGTGGTCGAGTTCGGCTCGGTCGACGACCTTCAGCGAATTGTGGACCTGATGAACGCTGCGAAGCCATGACCTACCACACGGCGTAATTACGTCACTGTGACACACGACCGGGTTGAGTCGGCGCTCACACACCTCGCAGGGAGGAATTACGTTGTCCGCCAGCCACATTCGGTTCTCGACCGCACTGGCCGTGCGGTTGGAGGACCACGCGCGGCCGACGGCGTCGCTGTCTCCTATTCTGGATGGACAGCCTTGCCCGTTTTCTGAAACCTGGGGGGTCTAGTGTCCGCCCGCATCACGCCGCTTCGGCTCGAAGCCTTCGAGCAGTTGCCCAAGCACGCGCGGCGGTGTGTCTTCTGGGAAGTCGACCCCTCAACTCTCGGAGGCGACGATCATCTCGCCGATCCCGAGTTCGAGAAGGAGGCGTGGCTGTCCATGGTCATGCTCGAGTGGGGCTCATGCGGGCAGATGGCCCTGTCATGCGAACCCGACGACGAGGGATTCGGCGGCCCCGTTGATGACGTCGAGGCACCCTGCCTCGGATATGCGTTCTATGCGCCGCCCCGCGCGGTACCCCGCGCCAGGCTGTTCCCGTCCGGACCGGTGAGCGCCGACGCGGTTCTGCTCACCTCGATGGGGGTCGAGGCGGGCGCTGACATCGGCGGGCTGTCGGGCGGTCTCGTCACCGCGGTGGTGGGGGACCTGGTCCGCCGCGGCGTTCGCGCGCTGGAGGCATTCGGCCGGACTGCGGAAGCAGCCGAGCTTGTCGATCCAGAAATGGTCACGCCGGAATTGCGACTCGCGGTCGAGGCGCTCGGGGACTGCTCGGCGGATCAGTGCATTCTTGAGGCCGACTTCTTGACCGATGTCGGTTTCGTCGTCGTCTCACCGCACCGGTACTTCCCGCGGCTACGTCTCGAACTCGAGCAGGGGCTGGGATGGAAGGCCGACGTCGAGGCGGCACTTGAGAGGCTCTTCGAGAGTGCACAACTCAGCCAACCGGTGGGCGCCGGTGCGGGTTCCTACCGCTGAGATCAGCCCTTGGCTGCTTGCTCGACCGACATCTCGTGCGCGAGAAGCTCTGCGAACGTGAAGGTTCCGGTCGGGCGGTCGTTCTTACCGAGAAGGTACAGCCGCTTCACGGCCGCCAGAATGCCCTCGGCGATGCTGTCGCGGGTCGCCGGCGATACCAGCAGGTCGCGATCATGCGGATTGCTCACGTAGCCGATGTCGACCTGAACCGTGGGCATCCGGGTGAGGCGCAGCAGATCCCACGTCCGGCCGTGCGTGCGGCAGTCGCGTAATCCGGATCGCGCCACCACTTCTCGCTGAATGAAGTCGGCCAGATTGCGCCCGATCGTGGACACCGACCCGTGCGCATTACCGAAGTAGAAGGATGCGACACCGTTGGCGGCCGGGCCCTCGACCGCAGCGCACCGCAGGCTGATCATGAGGTCGGCGCCGACGGTGTTGGCCGTCTCGGCGCGCTCGGCGTCGAGAGGACTGTGTCCGACCGGGCGGGACAGGAAGGTATCCATCCCGATCGCCGTCATCCGACCCTCGAGTCGACTTGCCAAGTCCCACAGGATGTCTGCCTCGCTGATAGGGCCACCGGGCCCATTCGCGATCAATCCGGTGTCGCTGCCGCCGCGGCCCGGATCGATGATGACCCGCTTTCCCGACAGACGCGGGCCGGAGCGGCGGACCAGCTCCTCCTCGCGGATGGCATGCGGTGAGCCACCGGTGACCCGGGAGCCCAGAAAGTACAACGAGCGGAGCGTCTCTGGCCCACAGATGCCGTCGGGGTACAGACCGTACTCGCGCTGATAGGACATCAGGCTGTTGTGGGTCTGCAGACCGAAGTGCCCGTCGACAAGATTGATGTAGAAGCCGAGATCCTGAAGTCGAGCCTGAAGTGTCGCAACGTCATCGCCGTACATCGGCGCGCCGAACTGATGCGCCAGAGTGCGGGCACCGAGGCGGTACGAGGCCTCTTTGAGCGCACGGTAGGTCGCCTCGCCGACGATCCCGTCGACGAGGAGGCCGCGATGCTGCTGAAATGCGCGCACCGCGTGGTCCAGAACGTCGTCGAACACGTCGAGCGCGACATGCTTTCCGGTGGTCAGATCCGCATCGGGGCTGTCGACCAGCCCCAGCGCGCCGAGGGCCGCGCGGATCTCGGTGACCGCGCCTCCCCGGTCACCGCGGCGCAGACTCGACATACCAGGCCTTTCGGGTCACGGACGGCGTACACCCCGCCGACGAATTCAGACAGGCTAGACAGCATTGTCGCAGACCGTCGCGAAAATTCGGAAACCCAGAGGACGCCCGTGGTGCCGCGGACAGGGCGTCAGACCACGTCCGCGAGCTCGCGAAGCAGGGCAGCCTTGCCCTTTGCACCGACGATCCGCTTCACCGCTTGCCCGTCCTTGAACAGGATCATGGTCGGGATCGACACCACCTGGAAGTCACGTGCCGTGGCGGGATTGGCGTCCACGTCGATCTTGGCCACCTTCAACTCGCCGGCCTTCTCAGTGGCGATCTCCTCGAGCACCGGGGCGACCATCTTGCACGGGCCGCACCACGTCGCCCAGAAGTCCACCAAT from Mycolicibacterium sp. YH-1 harbors:
- the dnaA gene encoding chromosomal replication initiator protein DnaA, yielding MTTDPDPPFVAIWNDVVTELNGGGTGRDTDNGVGALPALTPQQRAWLKLVKPLVITEGFALLSVPTPFVQNEIERHLREHIVTSLSRRLGQRVELGVRIADPGPETDQHDDRVPAPLPEADEVDDDQEALASAEATWPSYFTNRPPRGETPDVSLNRRYTFETFVIGASNRFAHAATLAIAEAPARAYNPLFIWGESGLGKTHLLHAAGNYAQRLFPGMRVKYVSTEEFTNDFINSLRDDRKASFKRSYRDIDVLLVDDIQFIEGKEGIQEEFFHTFNTLHNANKQIVISSDRPPKQLATLEDRLRTRFEWGLITDVQPPELETRIAILRKKAQMDRLDVPGDVMELIASSIERNIRELEGALIRVTAFASLNKTPISKSLAEIVLRDLISDSSTMQISTATIMAVTADYFETAVEELRGPGKTRSLAQSRQIAMYLCRELTDLSLPKIGQAFGRDHTTVMYAEKKIRGEMAERREIFDHVTELTTRIRQRSKR
- the dnaN gene encoding DNA polymerase III subunit beta is translated as MDAATTAGLTDLKVRLVREDFAEAVAWVARILPTRPTVPVLSGVLLTGSDDGLTISGYDYEVSAEVRVAAEIASPGSVLVSGRLLSDITKALPAKPVDVTVEGTRVSLSCGSARFSLPTMAVEDYPALPALPEETGVVSSDLFAQAIGQVAVAAGRDDTLPMLTGIRVEISGEKVVMAATDRFRLAVRELNWSTASADIEAAVLVPAKTLSEAAKASSSGSDVQLSLGSGASVGQDGLLGIRSAGKQTTSRLLDAEFPKFRQLLPSEHTAVATIAVAELTEAIKRVALVADRGAQVRMEFDSDVLRLSAGADDVGRAEEDLPVEFFGEPLTIAFNPTYLTDGLASLHSEKVTFGFTTPSRPAVLRPTGDDDGYADSSGPYPAGNTDYVYLLMPVRLPG
- a CDS encoding acetyltransferase, coding for MSARITPLRLEAFEQLPKHARRCVFWEVDPSTLGGDDHLADPEFEKEAWLSMVMLEWGSCGQMALSCEPDDEGFGGPVDDVEAPCLGYAFYAPPRAVPRARLFPSGPVSADAVLLTSMGVEAGADIGGLSGGLVTAVVGDLVRRGVRALEAFGRTAEAAELVDPEMVTPELRLAVEALGDCSADQCILEADFLTDVGFVVVSPHRYFPRLRLELEQGLGWKADVEAALERLFESAQLSQPVGAGAGSYR
- the rsmG gene encoding 16S rRNA (guanine(527)-N(7))-methyltransferase RsmG; the encoded protein is MFHVKHGEAPPPPPEAVRVFGTRISEAERYVGILAGAGIERGLLGPSEVDRLWGRHVLNSAAVAELVSDGETVVDIGSGAGLPGIPMALARPGARITLVEPLLRRADFLSEVVEQLGLDVAVIRGRAEDKAVLSQVSEADVVTSRAVASLDKIARWSMPLLRVDGRMLAMKGERAQEEVDEHRRVLDSLGAVDVRVVRCGVNYLTPPATVVVAQRGKQSRRAGRTSRPGRSSS
- a CDS encoding R3H domain-containing nucleic acid-binding protein, with product MTDADTTERAVEADDAPKTEDLEERLVAEGEIAGDYLEELLDLLDFDGDIDLDVEGDRAIVSIDGGADLNKLVGRKGEVLDALQELTRLAVHQKTGERSRLMLDIARWRRRRRDELAALGDRIAQRVLESGQREELDPMTPFERKIVHDAVAAVDGVRSESEGAEPSRRVVVLPS
- the yidC gene encoding membrane protein insertase YidC translates to MFNWASLDYIYYPVSAIMWVWYKIFGFLLGPSNFFAWALSVMFLVFTLRAILYKPFVRQIETTRQMQELQPQIKALQKKYGKDRQRMALEMQKLQKDHGFNPILGCLPMLAQVPVFLGLFHVLRSFNRTQGGFGQIQLTVEQNRATGNYFFNATDVGHFLDANLFGAPLGATMIQTSGLDAFLEFDRMAVILVGLPLMVLAGIATYFNSRASVARQSPEAAANPQTAMMNKLALYVFPLGVVVGGPFLPLAVILYWVANNIWTFGQQHYVFGKIEKREEAAKLEALERRAANAPAPGVKPKRSNKPSPGAKPVAGAKPAAKQADVEKASTAELTESAGEEVAALDDTTPDASKGTAAPPPAKGSRPGAAKATPRRNTNGPRKRKS
- the trxA gene encoding thioredoxin produces the protein MGDNKATVAVTDDSFSADVLSSSTPVLVDFWATWCGPCKMVAPVLEEIATEKAGELKVAKIDVDANPATARDFQVVSIPTMILFKDGQAVKRIVGAKGKAALLRELADVV
- a CDS encoding N-acetylmuramoyl-L-alanine amidase, which translates into the protein MSSLRRGDRGGAVTEIRAALGALGLVDSPDADLTTGKHVALDVFDDVLDHAVRAFQQHRGLLVDGIVGEATYRALKEASYRLGARTLAHQFGAPMYGDDVATLQARLQDLGFYINLVDGHFGLQTHNSLMSYQREYGLYPDGICGPETLRSLYFLGSRVTGGSPHAIREEELVRRSGPRLSGKRVIIDPGRGGSDTGLIANGPGGPISEADILWDLASRLEGRMTAIGMDTFLSRPVGHSPLDAERAETANTVGADLMISLRCAAVEGPAANGVASFYFGNAHGSVSTIGRNLADFIQREVVARSGLRDCRTHGRTWDLLRLTRMPTVQVDIGYVSNPHDRDLLVSPATRDSIAEGILAAVKRLYLLGKNDRPTGTFTFAELLAHEMSVEQAAKG
- a CDS encoding ParB/RepB/Spo0J family partition protein; translated protein: MTQPRKRTGLGRGLASLIPTGPADGGGDGDGFGHRMGDAAADVVLGGAPVPAEPSPVGAVYREIDPTAIEPNPRQPRTVFDGEALAELVHSIREFGLMQPIVVRPVESAPGGPRYQLVMGERRWRAAQEAGLDTIPAIVRETADDSMLRDALLENIHRAQLNPLEEAAAYQQLLDEFGVTHEELAARIGRSRPVITNMIRLMRLPVAVQRRVAAGVLSAGHARAVLSLEGGPEKQEELAARIVAEGLSVRATEEYVTLANREQEPTPSAPRRKPIQMPGLQDVAEKLSSAFDTRVTVSLGKRKGKIVVEFGSVDDLQRIVDLMNAAKP
- the yidD gene encoding membrane protein insertion efficiency factor YidD, translated to MNRSSRRWSPSRGLARAAIYLIDIYRNMISPFRPPACRFTPTCSQYAVDALREHGFARGAWLAVVRLAKCGPWHRGGWDPIPEPRHHHHADAAATLRSDSLV
- a CDS encoding ParA family protein, giving the protein MKPGKRGVVRGAARPSADNVSRETWLSPGDGQSGDPMTASAGDTPIGAEAERAVSLLHKVKRQGLPRPERQRVFTIANQKGGVGKTTTAVNIAAALALQGLKTLVIDLDPQGNASTALGIEHREGTPSSYEVLIGEITLEEALQRSPHNERLYCVPATIDLAGAEIELVSMVAREGRLRNALAGLKDYDFDYVFIDCPPSLGLLTINALVAAPEVLIPIQCEYYALEGVGQLLRNIEMVKAHLNQSLEVTTVILTMYDGRTRLADQVAEDVRAHFGDKVLRTVIPRSVKVSEAPGYGMTILDYDPGSRGAMSYLDASRELAERGTTKGQR
- the rnpA gene encoding ribonuclease P protein component, whose protein sequence is MLPAQYRMTRSTDFGLTVNRGVRAVQPDLVVHSLRSAVVDEVGAPQIAPKIGLVVSKSVGNAVVRHRVARRLRGVARGVIEDLEPGDRLVIRALPGSRDAISARLDQQLRAALRKARLEPGVRR
- the rpmH gene encoding 50S ribosomal protein L34, with the translated sequence MAKGKRTFQPNNRRRARVHGFRLRMRTRAGRAIVSARRSKGRRSLTA